Genomic DNA from Pseudomonas fluorescens:
TCTTCGCTGATATGGGTGATGCGATCCACCATCAGCATGTTCGGGGCGGGCAGTTGCGCGTTACCTGGGCCGAACAGCTCACCGCGACTGCAGCGCAGCAGATCTTCCCGGGTAAAGGCGTTTTGTTTGGTCATGCGAGCTCCTCAATAGTCCCATGCGGCAGGGTGGGGCAAATCTTCCCGGCCGACCGAAGCGTTCATGCCTCGAATCGACAGCCTACTCATAGACTATTGCGTTGTAGTGAAAGTCACAGCACACGGGAAATGAATGTACACCTGTGCACTGAAATTTTTATTCAAGCCCCAATCGAGGCTTGTTCGGGTGCCTAAGACTGCCGCACTTTCGCCTTTCACGCCAGTCACAGATGGTCCAGTGACCTGTTCTAATTCACCCAGCGCTGCAGAATCTGCTGCAGGTCGTTCCTTTTGAACGGCTTGGCCAGGTAATCGTTCATGCCCGCCGCGAGGCAGGCTTCGCGGTCACCCTGCAAGGCGTTGGCCGTCAGGGCGATGATCGGCACCTCGCCGCAGCCCGGCAACTGACGGATCTGCCGCGTGGCTTCGTAGCCATCGATGATGGGCAATCGGCAATCCATGAGGATCGCTTCGAAAATCAGGCTTTCGGCGCTGCGTACAGCCTGGGCGCCATCGGTGGCGATGCTGACGGTGAAGCCCAGGCTGCGAAGCATGGCTTCGACCACTGTCTGGTTGACCGGATTGTCTTCCACCAGCAATACGTTGCGGCCTTCACCATCGCCGCTGCCGGTGGGCAGGCGCGGCGCCAGGGTCGGTGGCGTCTGGCGCGACAGGGCCAACGGGATTTCGAGGGTGAACACCGAGCCCTGGCCTTCTTCGCTCTGGGCCCGCAGCGTCCCGCCCATGCGCTCGGCCAGGGTGCGGGCGATCGGCAGACCCAGGCCGGTACCGCCGTAGCGCCGGGAGATCGAATTGTCGGCCTGCTGGAAGGCGTCGAACATGCGCTCCAGGCTCTCGGCCGGGATTCCGATGCCACTGTCGCGCACCGTGCAGGTGAACCACAGCAGTTCGTGGTCCAGGGCCTGCCACTGGCATTGCACGGTGACACGGCCTTGCTCGGTGAATTTCAGTGCATTGCCGATCAGGTTGACCAGGATCTGCCGTATCCGCGTCGGATCGCCCTGGACCTGCAAGGCCTGCATGTCGTCCGGGACCAGCAGGTCCAGGCCCAGCTTGCGTTGCGCGGCGCTGTGCTGGAACGATTGCGCGCAACTGCCCACCAGTTCTGCCAGGTTGAACGGGATGTGCTCCAGCTCCAGGGCCGAGCGTTCGATGCGCGAAAAATCGAGAATGTCGTTGATCACCTTCAGCAGGTGTTCGGTGGATTCCGAGGCCAGCGCCGTGTACTCGTGCTGCTCGTCGGTCAGGCGGGTGGTTTCCAACAACTGCAGCATGCCCAGTACGCCGTTCATGGGCGTGCGCAGTTCATGGCTCATCATCGCCAGGAATTCGGACTTGGCGCTGTTGGCCTTTTCCGCTTCTTCGCGGGTCTTGATCAACTGCGCCATGGCCTGGTGCTGTTCGCGGCTGGCTTGTCCCAAACCCTCGGCCAGGTTGTTGATGTGCCGCGACAAGGCCCCCAGTTCGGCGTCATCGACGATGGGGAGCGGGGTGCTGTAGTCGCCTTGCTGGATGGCCTTGACCGCGTTGCCGATGTCACGGATCGGCCGGGACAGGTTAGTCGCCAGCCGGCGCGCCACCAGGAAGGTGAACAGCAGGGCGAACAGCGCCAGGATCGCGGCCTTGAACAGAATCTCCTGTTGCCGCTGACTGAAGGCGTCACTGGACATGCCGACGATCACGCGGCCCAGGTAATCTTCGCCGGAGGCCTCCACGGATGGGCTGTTGCCCTGCAGGAAATCATTGTTCAGGGCGATGCGCTGCAAGCGCACCGGGGCCTGGAAGACTTCGACCTGCTGGGCATGGCTGCGGGTTTGCTCGGGTTGTTCGACGTACACCAGGACCTTGTCGGTGCTGTCCTGGACCTCCAGGAAGCGCACGTGTGGGGTCGCCAGGGTGGCGGTGAGCAGGCTTTCCAACACTTCTTTGTTGCCGGAAATCACCCCGTATTCCGTGGCGGGGGCCAGTTGGTTGGCGATCAGTTGCCCGGTGTGATTGAGTTCCTGGCGCAAGTCCTGGATCCGCACGAAGGTAAAGAAACTGATCAGCAGCACAGTCAGCAGCAACGCCGGGCCGAGGGCGATGAGCTGGGTTCGGGTGTTGATGTCCCAACGGCGACGCAAGGTCATGGGCGGTGTTCTCCTTCGGCCAACGTTGCCGCGACGGATTCGGCATCAATCGGTTCGATCCCCAGCGAGCGGGAGACCTGCCGGTTGCCCAGGACCTTGAAACGGTCTGGATACAGGGTGCGCGGCCAAGTGGTGGCGGGGCGGTCGAGCAGCTCATCGAGAATCGCCAGCCAGTCTTGTTGGTCGCTATAGGTGCTGGCCAGGCTGCCGGCCTTGACGAATGCGGCGCTGGGCCCGATCAGGGCGCGTTGCCGGGCGTAGCTGCTGAGCAACAGGTTCTTCACGGTCTTGGGGTTGTACAAGTCGGGGTCATCGAGACCCAGCAGCACGTCGCTCTGGCCCAGCAGGTTTTGCAGGGGGCGGCTGTCGTTGGTGTTGTCCCAGCGTTCGCTGACGATGGTCAGGCCCAGCGGTGCCGCGGCCTGTTGAATGTCCTTGAGCAGGAATTCGCTGTGGGTGTCGTAGAGCACGCCGACCCGTCGTACCTGCGGCAGGATGGCGCGGATCAGCCGCAATTGCCGCGCCATCGGTGGATCGCTCCACAGCAGGCTCAGGTGCGCGGGCGTTGCTTCGCCCAGGCGATCGCGGGCTTGCTGGCGGCTGATGCGCAGCACCAGGGTGGCCGGGCCCCGGGCGTCCTGCAGGCGCCAGTCGAGGCTGGGCAGGTCAAGCAGGATCAGGCGGACATTGCCCGGCAGCTTGTCTGGCGCTGGCAGGTCGGCCAGCGGCGTAAACTGCACGCTGTCTTCAGGGCGCAGGGTTTTCAGGGCCTGGGTAAAAGATTGCACGCCGGGGCTGTCCTCGGCGCCGGTCAGCAGGATTTCGGCGCCGCGGGCCTCGATGGTCCCCAGCCAACCGGCAAACACCAGGCATAGGGCTAGCGTCAGGCGGCCATGAAATGGCGTCTTGCGGGGTGGGCGTCGGGACATCTAGAAAGACAACTCCGCGCTGAAGTACACGACATGGCGGGAGTCGTAGCGATTGTCGGTAAACGTGGTGGGCTGGTTGTCCAGGCGCTGTTGCAGGACTCCCGCCAGTTCCAGGCTGGCCTTGCCCAGGGAAATGCGCCGGGCGAGGCGGGTGTCTACCCGTTCGTAGCGATAGCCATTGAGGGCGTCGGCGGCGTAATAGAACAGCGCACTGTTCCAGCCTTGTCCCCAATCCCGTAGCCAGCCGGCCGAACCGCTGTTGCGGGCGGTCAGTTGTTCGTCGAGGAGGGTGCTGGCCTGGGCGTCGACATAGGCATAGGTCAGGCGCAGGCGGTCGGCGCTGGTCACGCGCCAGTCGACCTGGGTTTCGGCCCCGGAGAATTGCGATTCGTTGCTGTTGCTGGCGATGTACTGATTGTTGCGCAACGGTTCGCTGATCATGCCGGTGATTTCGTCATGGAACAGTTTTACGTCCACCGCCAGCGCCAGGTCCACGAAATAACCGTTGTAGCCCAATTCCCGGGAGCGCATGTGCTCCTGTTCCAGGTTACCCGGGCCGCGGGTCTGGACGAAATAACGGGCACTGTTCTGGCCGAAGGCGGCGGGTTGCAGGTTGGTGACCTGATAGCTCCAGTTGACGTTGTTCTCGAACATGTCCGGCGAGCGCACGGCTTCGGAGTACACCGCGCGCAGGCCGTGGCGCGGGGTGATCAGGTAGTTGACCGCGACCCGTGGGGTCAGCGAACTGCCGGTCAGGCGGGTGTCCTCGAACATCGCGCCGCCTTGCAACAACCAATTCTCGGTGGCCCGCCATTCGAGCTGGCCGAACAGGCGCCAAGTGGTGTCGTCCAGGGTGCCGTTGAAGTATGTCTGCGAATCGGCCCGGTCATAGCGATAGTTGGCGCCGGTGACCAGCCGCAGGCTGTCGGACAGGCTCAGCGTGTCCTGGATCTCCAGGTCGTAGCGCGATTCCCGGGTGCTCTGGTCGATATCGCCGCACAGGGTTTGCGAGGCGCCGTTGCGCCACTGGTCGAGCACCTGATTGGCCAACGCCTGTTCCTGTGGTGTGCCGGCTGGCGCGCCGCCGCTGATGTAGCTGGGGATATTGCGCGCCAGCTTCTCGGCATAGTAGGGATTGAGCTGCCACAGGTCGGTCAATTGCGGGCTGAAGGACACCTCGGCGTCGCAGGCGCGCCAGGTCTGCTGGCGATCCCAATGCTGGATCGAGCCCTGTACATAAAGACTGTGGTCGGCGTCCAGGTCCAGGTTCCAGCGCAGTGAGCCGGCGTAGTCCTTGGCGATCACGTCGGAGTTATCCCCAGCGGCGGTAATCCCGGCGAACACCGGGTGGTAGGTGTAGGGCCGCTGATTGGTCCCGTCCTTGGCGTTCAATTGCCAGTCGATACTTTGCTGCTCGTTCAACGTCTGGCTGACGGACAGGTTGAAGCGGTTCAGGCGGCGGCTGTCGCGGTAATCGGCGCCGTTGCGGTCGCTGTCAAAGCCATCGTCTTCCTGGCCGGACAACGACAACCGCAGGTCGCCGCCGTCCCAACCGCTGCCCTGGCTGGCGTACCAATCGCTGATGCCGCGCTGGCCTCGGGTGATTTTCAGCCGGGTGCCGTGGCTGTCGGCCGGCGCGCGGGTGATGATGTTGACCACCGCCATCAGCGCATTGGCGCCGTAGCTGACGGTGTTGGGGCCGCGGAAGACTTCGATCCGCTCGATGTCTTCCATGGCCACCGGAATATCGCTCCAGTCCACCGTGGCCAGGCCGGCGCGGTACACCGAGCGGCCGTCGATCAGTACTTGCATGCGGCGGGCTTCGCTGGCGTTGGTGCCATGGTAGTTCACGGCAGCCTGGTTGCCGCTGATGTTGCCGACCATCATGCCCGGCACCAGGCGCAGCAGTTCGCTGATGTCGCGGGCGCCGCTGGCCTTGATCAACTCGCTGTCGAGCACGGTCATGCTGCCTGGCACAGCCGCTGGTGATTGCTTCAGGCGAGTGGCCGTCAGCACCTGGGGCAGGGGCTGGCTGTCCACGAACAGGTCGTCGCCCAGCACTGGCGGGCTGATGATCAGTGCCAATAGCAGGGACGAGCCAGGACGGGAAGGGCCAACGGACACGGCACAGCCTTTGAGATGGGATGGATGGCGGGCATGTTAACCGAGCTGAACGACTTTTCCATTCGCGTTGACAGCATTTTCCTAGGAATTGATGGTCAGCTTCCTACAGCTGATGGTAATTGTTGCCGGGGCTGGTCGCGCTCTGGCCGCTCCGTATAATGCCCCGCATTGCCACTTGGTATGGATGAACGGATTGCATATGACTGAACAGCGCCCGATTGCGGTCCTGGGAGGCGGGAGTTTCGGCACCGCCGTGGCTAACCTGCTGGCCGAGAATGGTCACCCGGTGCGCCAGTGGATGCGTGACCCGGAACAGGCCGAGGCCATCCGGATCAATCGTGAGAACCCGCGTTACCTCAAGGGCATCAAGATCCGTCCGGAAGTGGAACCGGTTACTGACTTGCAGGCAACCCTGGAGGGCAGCGACCTGTTCTTCGTCGCCTTGCCGTCCAGCGCCTTGCGTTCGGTGCTGGCGCCCTACGCAGAATGCTTGAGCGGCAAGCTGTTGGTGAGCCTGACCAAGGGCATCGAAGCCAAGACCTTCAAGCTGATGAGCGAGATTCTCGAAGAAATCGCGCCCAAGGCTCGGATCGGTGTGATCTCCGGGCCGAATCTGGCGCGGGAAATCGCCGAGCATGCGCTGACCGCCACGGTGGTCGCCAGTGAGGATGAGGAACTGTGCCAACGGGTCCAGGCGGCCTTGCATGGCCGCACCTTTCGGGTCTACGCCAGTGCCGACCGTTTCGGTGTGGAGCTGGGCGGGGCGTTGAAGAATGTCTATGCCATCATCGCCGGCATGGCGGTGGCGCTGGGTATGGGCGAGAACACCAAGAGCATGCTGATCACCCGTGCGCTGGCGGAAATGACCCGCTTTGCCGTCAGCCAGGGCGCCAATCCTATGACCTTCCTGGGATTGGCCGGTGTGGGCGACCTGATCGTCACCTGTTCATCGCCCAAGAGTCGCAACTACCAGGTCGGTTTTGCCCTCGGCCAAGGCTTGAGCCTCGACGAGGCCGTGTCGCGCCTGGGTGAAGTGGCCGAAGGGGTCAATACCCTCAAGGTGCTCAAGGCCAAGTCCCAGGAGGCGGGGGTGTACATGCCGCTGGTCGCCGGGCTGCACGCGATTCTGTTCGAAGGGCGCACGCTTGAGCAGGTGATCGAGCTGTTGATGCGTGGCGAACCGAAGACCGACGTCGATTTCATTTCCACCAGCGGGTTCAACTGAACCTTTATTGACCGCAAGCAGGAGCGAGCCATGAACGATCCGCAAGGGCAACCCCAATACGAATCCATCCTGCTGCGAGTGCTGTGGATGGTGATTTACCTGCTGGTCTGGCAGGTGGCGCAATTCATCCTCGGCGCCGTGGTGCTGGTGCAATTGATCTATCGGCTGATCTACGGCGCACCCAGCGCCAGCCTGATGAATTTCGGCGACAGCCTGAGCCAGTTCCTGGCCCAGATAGGTCGTTTCGGCACCTTTCACAGCGATCAGAAACCCTGGCCGTTCGCGGACTGGCCGACCCCGCGCACGCCTGAAGGTGAAGCGCCTCACACCGTGGCACCGGCGCCGCATCCCGCCCGGGACGAGGAGCCGAAGCTATGAGGTTGTGGGTGTTGCGTCATGGTGAGGCTGAGCCGTACGGTGCCCGTCCCGATCCGGAGCGGGCCCTGACGGCTCACGGTCGCGAGGAGGTGTTGCGCAGTGCCGCGCAATTGATCGGCCAGCCCCTGACCGCCATTTATGCCAGTCCCTATCTGCGCGCCCAGCAGACCGCACAACTGGTGCGTGAGGCGCTGGGTTTTCAGCCTGAGCTGATCACGGTGAACTGGCTCACGCCGGACACCCAGCCGCAAAAAGTCCTGGAGCGCCTCGAGGACCAGGACAATGTGCTGCTGGTCAGCCATAACCCTTTGGTGGGTAGCCTGCTGGGCTTTCTGCAGCACGGTCATCTGCAACACCCCGAGCAAGTGCAAACCGCCGGCCTGGCCGAGCTGGAAGGCGACCTGCCGCTGGCCGGGGCGATGAAGCTCAAAGGGATCAGGCATCCCTGAACCGGTCGCTTGCAGGACTGGGCAAGACACCAATCACACAGGAAGGGCAACGATGAGTCTGTGGCGCACCACCCCCAACATCGAGCAACTGAACGCCGCCGGTAAAAATACCATCAGTGAAATGCTGGACATTCGTTTCGAGTCTTTCGACGACGAATCCCTGACCGCCAGCATGGTGGTCGATCATCGCACCCACCAGCCGTTCGGCCTGCTGCATGGCGGTGCTTCGGTGGTGTTGGCCGAAACGGTCGGGTCCATGGCGGCCTATCTCTGTGTCGATGCCAGCAAGTTCTATTGCGTGGGCCTGGAGATCAATGCCAACCATCTGCGCGGTGTGCGTAGCGGACGGGTGACCGCCACGGCCCGGATGGTCCACCTGGGCCGCACTACCCAGGTCTGGGACATCCGCCTGGTCAATGACGAGGGCAAAGTCAACTGCGTGTCGCGCCTGACCATGGCCGTGGTGCCGCTGGGCGAGCAACCGCCGGCGCGTTGAAACATGAATACATGTTTGTGACTGATGGACCGCTCTTGTGGCGAGGGAGCTTGCTCCCGCTGGGCTGCGAAGCGGCCCCCTAAATCCATCGACGCGGTTAGCCTGGCACACCGCGTCGCCTGGTTTTGGGCCTGCTTCGCAGGCCAGCGGGAGCAAGCTCCCTCGCCACAGGGTTTCATCGCTCATACAGCCCCATAGCCCAAGCCCGACTGTCATCATTCCTGTCAGTTACGGTCATTGCCGTGCCGTCGGGTTCTGCGGACAATCTGCCCCAGTTCCCCAATGGATCGGCTGTCATGTCGCAACAGATTTTTTTCGCCCACGCCAACGGTTTTCCCTCGGCCACCTACGGCAAGCTGTTCGCCGCGCTGGCGCCGCAGTACCAGGTCGCGCATCTGGAGTTGCACGGCCATGACCCGCGTTTTCCGGTGGACGATAATTGGCACAACCTGGTGGACGAACTGATCCATCACCTGGAGCAGCAACCGGCGCCGGTGTGGGGCGTCGGTCACTCCCTGGGCGGCGTGCTGCACCTGCACGCGGCGTTGCGCTGCCCCGAGCTGTATCGTGGCGTGGTCATGCTCGATTCGCCGCTGCTGACCCGTACCGACCAGTGGGTGATCCTGGCCGCCAAGCGCCTGGGCTTCATTGACCGCCTGACGCCAGCGGGCCGGACCCTGGGTCGGCGTGAGGAGTTCGCCGACCTGGCGTCGGCCCGGCAGTATTTTGCCGGCAAGACCCTGTTCCGCAGCTTTGATCCGGATTGCTTCGACGCCTACCTGCAACACGGTCTGCAACAAGTCGGCGACCGGTTGCGGCTGCGCTTCGACCCGGCCACCGAAATCAGCATTTACCGCGGCGTGCCGCACACCAGCCCCGGGCGGCCCCGTAAGCTCAAGGTGCCGCTGGCCGTGGTGCGCGGGCGGCAGAGTCGCGTGGTGATGCGTCATCACACCCGTTCGGTGGGACGTATGCTCCATGGCGAATCCTTGAGCATGCCCGGCGGCCATATGTTCCCCCTCGAACGTCCGCAGGACACGGCCAACCTGCTCAAGAACCTGTTCCAGCGTTGGGAAGGGCGCAGCGCATGAGTGTGGTCGAGGAAGTCCGCCTGAGCTTGCCGCACATCGAACTGGCGGCCCACCTGTTCGGGCCGGAAGATGGACTGCCGGTAATTGCCCTGCATGGCTGGCTGGACAACGCCAACAGTTTCGCCCGCCTGGCGCCCAGGCTCGAGGGCCTGCGGGTGATCGCCCTGGACATGGCCGGCCACGGTCACTCCGGGCATCGGCCACTCGGTGCCGGTTATGCCCTGTGGGACTACGCCCACGATGTGCTGCAAGTCGCCGAGCAACTGGGCTTGAAGCGTTTCGCCCTGTTGGGGCACTCCATGGGTGCCATTGTCTCGCTGGTGCTGGCCGGCTCCCTGCCGGAGCGGGTGACGCACCTGGGGTTGATCGACGGGGTCATTCCTCCGACAGCCAAAGGCGATAATGCGGCCGAACGCATGGGCATGGCCCTGCAAGCCCAGTTGGATTTGCAGCAAAAACGCAAGCCAGTCTACAAAACCCTCGACCGGGCCATCGAAGCGCGTATGAAGGGGCTGGTAGCGGTCAGCCGCGAGGCCGCCGAGTTACTGGCCCAGCGCGGCCTGATGCCGGTGCCCGGGGGCTATACATGGCGCACCGACAACCGCCTGACCCTGCCATCGCCCCTGCGCCTGACCGAGGAGCAGGCCATGGCGTTCGTTGCACGGGTCGCTTGTCCGGCGCATCTGGTGGTGGCCGCCGACGGCATGCTGGCCCAGCACCCGGAGTTGCTGGAGCGTCTACCCTTCAGTCATGAGCAGTTGCCCGGCGGCCATCATCTACACCTGAACGACGAGGTCGGTGCCACGCTTGTAGCAGACTGTTTCAATCGGTTCTTCACCGTTCCTTGACTTGCGGCGGGCAACTGTCGAGGCTGGGCGGGTTGAAAGGGAGACAACCATGACAGACCTCTGTTTATCAGCCTCGGGGTGCATCGACGACGCCCGTTGCGTCCAAGCGTCCCAGGCCAAGCCGACCCGATGAAATCATCCGTTCACTCACTCGTCCTGCTGGTGCTGGCCTGCTTCAGCCCGGCGTCGTTCGCCGTCGATGTGCCAGGCAGTCGCGACCTGGAGCGTGTGCCGCGCATGCCCGACGCGCAGATTGTCGATTACCGGCAAACCAGCGACCTGGAACGCATCTATCCCATGGGCTCGATCCGCAAGATCAGCGGCCAGTTGCGCTTCGACGGCCAGGTCGATGCCCGGGGGAACGCCACGTCTGTTACTTACGAACTGCCGCCGGAACATTCCGCCACCCAGGCCTTTACTGC
This window encodes:
- a CDS encoding NAD(P)H-dependent glycerol-3-phosphate dehydrogenase; translation: MTEQRPIAVLGGGSFGTAVANLLAENGHPVRQWMRDPEQAEAIRINRENPRYLKGIKIRPEVEPVTDLQATLEGSDLFFVALPSSALRSVLAPYAECLSGKLLVSLTKGIEAKTFKLMSEILEEIAPKARIGVISGPNLAREIAEHALTATVVASEDEELCQRVQAALHGRTFRVYASADRFGVELGGALKNVYAIIAGMAVALGMGENTKSMLITRALAEMTRFAVSQGANPMTFLGLAGVGDLIVTCSSPKSRNYQVGFALGQGLSLDEAVSRLGEVAEGVNTLKVLKAKSQEAGVYMPLVAGLHAILFEGRTLEQVIELLMRGEPKTDVDFISTSGFN
- a CDS encoding alpha/beta fold hydrolase; the encoded protein is MSQQIFFAHANGFPSATYGKLFAALAPQYQVAHLELHGHDPRFPVDDNWHNLVDELIHHLEQQPAPVWGVGHSLGGVLHLHAALRCPELYRGVVMLDSPLLTRTDQWVILAAKRLGFIDRLTPAGRTLGRREEFADLASARQYFAGKTLFRSFDPDCFDAYLQHGLQQVGDRLRLRFDPATEISIYRGVPHTSPGRPRKLKVPLAVVRGRQSRVVMRHHTRSVGRMLHGESLSMPGGHMFPLERPQDTANLLKNLFQRWEGRSA
- the sixA gene encoding phosphohistidine phosphatase SixA → MRLWVLRHGEAEPYGARPDPERALTAHGREEVLRSAAQLIGQPLTAIYASPYLRAQQTAQLVREALGFQPELITVNWLTPDTQPQKVLERLEDQDNVLLVSHNPLVGSLLGFLQHGHLQHPEQVQTAGLAELEGDLPLAGAMKLKGIRHP
- a CDS encoding hotdog fold thioesterase, coding for MSLWRTTPNIEQLNAAGKNTISEMLDIRFESFDDESLTASMVVDHRTHQPFGLLHGGASVVLAETVGSMAAYLCVDASKFYCVGLEINANHLRGVRSGRVTATARMVHLGRTTQVWDIRLVNDEGKVNCVSRLTMAVVPLGEQPPAR
- a CDS encoding TonB-dependent receptor plug domain-containing protein, which produces MSVGPSRPGSSLLLALIISPPVLGDDLFVDSQPLPQVLTATRLKQSPAAVPGSMTVLDSELIKASGARDISELLRLVPGMMVGNISGNQAAVNYHGTNASEARRMQVLIDGRSVYRAGLATVDWSDIPVAMEDIERIEVFRGPNTVSYGANALMAVVNIITRAPADSHGTRLKITRGQRGISDWYASQGSGWDGGDLRLSLSGQEDDGFDSDRNGADYRDSRRLNRFNLSVSQTLNEQQSIDWQLNAKDGTNQRPYTYHPVFAGITAAGDNSDVIAKDYAGSLRWNLDLDADHSLYVQGSIQHWDRQQTWRACDAEVSFSPQLTDLWQLNPYYAEKLARNIPSYISGGAPAGTPQEQALANQVLDQWRNGASQTLCGDIDQSTRESRYDLEIQDTLSLSDSLRLVTGANYRYDRADSQTYFNGTLDDTTWRLFGQLEWRATENWLLQGGAMFEDTRLTGSSLTPRVAVNYLITPRHGLRAVYSEAVRSPDMFENNVNWSYQVTNLQPAAFGQNSARYFVQTRGPGNLEQEHMRSRELGYNGYFVDLALAVDVKLFHDEITGMISEPLRNNQYIASNSNESQFSGAETQVDWRVTSADRLRLTYAYVDAQASTLLDEQLTARNSGSAGWLRDWGQGWNSALFYYAADALNGYRYERVDTRLARRISLGKASLELAGVLQQRLDNQPTTFTDNRYDSRHVVYFSAELSF
- a CDS encoding DUF4389 domain-containing protein, whose amino-acid sequence is MNDPQGQPQYESILLRVLWMVIYLLVWQVAQFILGAVVLVQLIYRLIYGAPSASLMNFGDSLSQFLAQIGRFGTFHSDQKPWPFADWPTPRTPEGEAPHTVAPAPHPARDEEPKL
- a CDS encoding alpha/beta hydrolase, with the translated sequence MSVVEEVRLSLPHIELAAHLFGPEDGLPVIALHGWLDNANSFARLAPRLEGLRVIALDMAGHGHSGHRPLGAGYALWDYAHDVLQVAEQLGLKRFALLGHSMGAIVSLVLAGSLPERVTHLGLIDGVIPPTAKGDNAAERMGMALQAQLDLQQKRKPVYKTLDRAIEARMKGLVAVSREAAELLAQRGLMPVPGGYTWRTDNRLTLPSPLRLTEEQAMAFVARVACPAHLVVAADGMLAQHPELLERLPFSHEQLPGGHHLHLNDEVGATLVADCFNRFFTVP
- a CDS encoding ABC transporter substrate-binding protein, with product MSRRPPRKTPFHGRLTLALCLVFAGWLGTIEARGAEILLTGAEDSPGVQSFTQALKTLRPEDSVQFTPLADLPAPDKLPGNVRLILLDLPSLDWRLQDARGPATLVLRISRQQARDRLGEATPAHLSLLWSDPPMARQLRLIRAILPQVRRVGVLYDTHSEFLLKDIQQAAAPLGLTIVSERWDNTNDSRPLQNLLGQSDVLLGLDDPDLYNPKTVKNLLLSSYARQRALIGPSAAFVKAGSLASTYSDQQDWLAILDELLDRPATTWPRTLYPDRFKVLGNRQVSRSLGIEPIDAESVAATLAEGEHRP
- a CDS encoding ATP-binding protein, yielding MTLRRRWDINTRTQLIALGPALLLTVLLISFFTFVRIQDLRQELNHTGQLIANQLAPATEYGVISGNKEVLESLLTATLATPHVRFLEVQDSTDKVLVYVEQPEQTRSHAQQVEVFQAPVRLQRIALNNDFLQGNSPSVEASGEDYLGRVIVGMSSDAFSQRQQEILFKAAILALFALLFTFLVARRLATNLSRPIRDIGNAVKAIQQGDYSTPLPIVDDAELGALSRHINNLAEGLGQASREQHQAMAQLIKTREEAEKANSAKSEFLAMMSHELRTPMNGVLGMLQLLETTRLTDEQHEYTALASESTEHLLKVINDILDFSRIERSALELEHIPFNLAELVGSCAQSFQHSAAQRKLGLDLLVPDDMQALQVQGDPTRIRQILVNLIGNALKFTEQGRVTVQCQWQALDHELLWFTCTVRDSGIGIPAESLERMFDAFQQADNSISRRYGGTGLGLPIARTLAERMGGTLRAQSEEGQGSVFTLEIPLALSRQTPPTLAPRLPTGSGDGEGRNVLLVEDNPVNQTVVEAMLRSLGFTVSIATDGAQAVRSAESLIFEAILMDCRLPIIDGYEATRQIRQLPGCGEVPIIALTANALQGDREACLAAGMNDYLAKPFKRNDLQQILQRWVN